From a single Brassica napus cultivar Da-Ae chromosome C9, Da-Ae, whole genome shotgun sequence genomic region:
- the LOC125593343 gene encoding probable pectinesterase/pectinesterase inhibitor 41, which produces MTFPKLLLITLFLSLQTLFIASQILTSSSNSSSSICKTTPDPKFCKSVFPQTSQGDVRDYGRFSLRKSLTQSRKFTRTIDKYLKRNKGLLSHSAVGALQDCRDLASLTTDYLTTSFETVNVTASSKTLSFSKADDIQTLLSAALTNEQTCLDGVNTAASSSWTIRNGVALPLINDTKLFSVSLALFTKGWVPKKKKQTGYSWAHPKNTHSHNKPLRHFRNGALPLKMTEQTRAVYESLSRRKLADDNDDNTVLVSDIVTVNQNGTGNFTTITDAVAAAPNKTDGTAGYFVIYVTSGVYDENVLIAKNKRYLMMIGDGINRTIITGNRSVVDGWTTFNSPLRHFWYVHKRYDMLYSTCMNDFSL; this is translated from the coding sequence ATGACATTTCCAAAACTCTTGCTCATTACACTCTTCTTGTCTCTTCAAACACTCTTCATTGCTTCTCAAATCCTTACTTCTTCATCAAACTCTTCCTCAAGCATCTGCAAAACGACTCCGGACCCCAAGTTCTGCAAGTCAGTGTTCCCACAAACGTCACAAGGGGACGTTCGGGACTACGGCCGCTTCTCCCTACGTAAGTCACTAACGCAGTCGCGAAAATTCACACGCACGATAGACAAATACCTCAAACGCAACAAAGGCTTATTATCACACTCCGCCGTTGGAGCTCTCCAAGACTGCCGTGACTTAGCTAGCCTCACTACGGACTATCTCACAACGTCGTTCGAGACCGTCAACGTCACCGCATCGTCCAAAACGCTGTCGTTTTCGAAAGCCGATGATATCCAAACGCTTCTTTCCGCGGCGTTGACCAACGAGCAAACGTGTCTCGACGGGGTCAACACCGCGGCTTCCTCCTCGTGGACCATACGGAACGGCGTCGCATTGCCTCTCATTAACGACACGAAGCTTTTCAGCGTTTCCCTCGCTTTGTTCACCAAAGGGTGGgtcccaaagaagaagaaacaaaccgGCTACTCTTGGGCCCACCCGAAGAACACTCACTCTCACAACAAGCCGCTCCGTCACTTTCGTAACGGAGCTTTGCCGTTAAAGATGACGGAACAGACGCGCGCCGTTTACGAGTCTTTAAGCAGGAGGAAGCTCGCCGACGACAATGACGATAACACGGTGCTTGTGAGTGACATTGTGACGGTGAACCAAAACGGAACAGGGAATTTCACGACCATTACGGACGCAGTTGCGGCGGCGCCGAACAAAACCGACGGTACAGCTGGATACTTTGTTATCTACGTGACGTCTGGTGTTTATGACGAAAACGTATTGATCGCTAAGAACAAAAGGTATCTAATGATGATCGGTGACGGAATCAACCGTACGATTATTACCGGTAACCGGAGCGTCGTTGACGGTTGGACCACTTTCAACTCGCCACTCCGCCACTTTTGGTACGTCCATAAGAGATATGATATGCTTTATTCCACATGCATGAATGACTTTAGTTTGTAG
- the LOC106350690 gene encoding putative F-box protein At4g22180 — MKLLHKPNSYKLQRRGDKSKSWSELPQDLINSVLERLDFADSRRAESVCSSWYSAAKRCVAKKQIPWLILLPDEDDKINNHWCKLFNPGEKDKLYKIRDEDVEFANSYCLATYGNWLFMVAYWYNLYLLNIFTHERIDLPPVESQLGTTKLERTLKGWFCISNGHRKRNHKDIIIVSPVFWIDEHTKEYLVLWGFGEWCVPYSKKGDTFWNQIQIPVDYGCSHLVYKDQKLYYLLKDYIGSNGFIKIFDFSGEIPRETFQCGGVPGNISSLEDYQCETCSHSNRRCPLC, encoded by the coding sequence ATGAAGCTGCTGCATAAACCTAATTCTTACAAGTTACAGAGACGAGGAGATAAATCCAAATCCTGGTCCGAGCTTCCTCAAGATCTCATAAATTCAGTGTTGGAACGCCTTGACTTTGCTGATTCTCGACGAGCTGAATCCGTATGTTCGTCTTGGTACTCTGCTGCGAAACGATGTGTGGCGAAAAAGCAGATCCCTTGGCTGATTCTCTTGCCCGACGAAGACGACAAGATCAACAACCATTGGTGCAAGCTGTTCAATCCCGGGGAAAAGGACAAGCTTTACAAAATCCGAGATGAGGATGTTGAATTCGCAAACAGTTATTGCTTAGCAACATATGGTAATTGGCTCTTTATGGTCGCTTATTGGTATAATCTCTACCTTTTGAATATATTTACCCATGAGAGGATTGATTTACCTCCGGTGGAGTCGCAACTAGGAACGACAAAGCTGGAGCGAACCTTAAAAGGTTGGTTTTGTATTTCGAATGGTCATCGCAAAAGGAATCACAAAGATATTATTATAGTATCACCTGTGTTTTGGATTGACGAACACACCAAAGAATACCTAGTTTTGTGGGGATTTGGCGAATGGTGTGTTCCTTATTCCAAGAAAGGAGATACGTTCTggaatcagattcaaattcccGTAGATTATGGTTGTTCTCACTTGGTTTACAAAGATCAAAAGCTTTACTACCTCCTAAAGGACTACATTGGTAGTAAtggttttatcaaaatattcgACTTCTCCGGAGAGATTCCGCGAGAGACCTTTCAGTGTGGTGGTGTTCCAGGCAACATCTCTTCACTTGAGGATTACCAATGCGAAACTTGTAGTCACAGTAACAGGAGATGTCCTCTATGTTGA
- the LOC106431737 gene encoding cationic amino acid transporter 9, chloroplastic isoform X2 codes for MGGHQGSSTERFSSATWFSQLCTSARRFKSLAPPSLETAVRSTSGDSLVRRLGLCDLILLGIGASIGAGVFVVTGTVARDAGPGVTISFLLAGASCVLNALCYAELASRFPAVVGGAYMYSYSAFNEITAFLVFVQLMLDYHIGAASISRSLASYAVALLELFPAFKGCIPLWIGSGQELFGGFLSFNILAPILLALLTLVLCQGVRESSAVNSVMTATKVVIVLVVICAGAFDIDVANWSPFAPNGFKAVLTGATVVFFSYVGFDAVANSAEESNNPQRDLPIGIMGSLLVCISLYIGVCLVLTGMVPFNLLSEDAPLAEAFSSKGMKFVSVLISIGAVAGLTTTLLVGLYVQSRLYLGLGRDGLLPSFFSRIHPTLHTPLHSQIWCGIVAAVLAGIFNVHSLSHILSVGTLTGYSVVAACVVALRLNDKKERESSNRWTSSWHEGVICLVIIACSGFGAGVFYRFSASVIFLLLSVGVAVSASAVLHYRRLFASTGLCSVSWFGVLLSWCAHCAMRLHFL; via the exons ATGGGAGGCCACCAAGGTTCCAGCACAGAACGCTTCTCCTCCGCCACATGGTTCTCCCAGTTGTGTACTTCAGCTCGCCGATTTAAATCATTGGCTCCTCCGTCCTTGGAGACTGCCGTTCGCTCCACCTCCGGCGACTCTTTAGTTCGTCGCCTCGGCCTCTGCGACCTCATACTGTTGGGTATCGGCGCTTCCATCGGCGCCGGCGTCTTCGTAGTTACGGGAACCGTCGCTCGCGATGCTGGACCCG GAGTGACGATCAGCTTCTTGCTAGCGGGAGCATCGTGCGTGTTGAACGCTCTCTGTTACGCAGAACTTGCATCTCGTTTCCCTGCTGTTGTTGGGGGAGCTTACATGTACTCGTATTCAGCTTTCAACGAGATCACCGCTTTTCTCGTTTTCGTTCAGCTCATGCTTGACTATCATATTGGGGCGGCTAGTATCTCTCGTAGCTTGGCAAGCTATGCGGTTGCGCTGCTTGAGCTTTTTCCAGCTTTCAAGGGCTGTATTCCTCTCTGGATTGGAAGCGGCCAAGAGTTGTTCGGAGGCTTTCTCTCTTTCAATATTTTGGCTCCCATTTTACTTGCGCTCCTCACCCTTGTTCTATGCCAGGGTGTGCGAGAATCTTCCGCTGTAAACTCCGTCATGACTGCTACCAAG GTCGTTATCGTTCTCGTTGTTATTTGTGCCGGAGCTTTTGATATTGATGTAGCAAATTGGTCCCCTTTCGCCCCTAATGGTTTTAAAGCTGTACTCACTGGAGCTACTGTAGTCTTCTTTTCTTATGTTGGATTTGACGCTGTTGCTAATTCTGCTGAAGAATCCAACAACCCTCAG CGCGACCTCCCAATCGGAATTATGGGGAGCCTTCTTGTATGTATCTCCTTGTATATTGGAGTCTGTTTAGTGCTCACTGGGATGGTCCCTTTTAATCTCCTCAGCGAAGATGCTCCTTTAGCCGAAGCCTTTTCATCAAAGGGTATGAAGTTCGTCTCAGTCTTAATCAGTATTGGTGCTGTTGCTGGACTCACAACTACTCTGCTTGTTGGTCTTTATGTTcag TCCAGGTTGTATCTGGGGCTAGGAAGGGATGGTCTGTTGCCCTCATTCTTTTCCAGAATACACCCAACTCTTCATACACCTCTTCATTCTCAAATCTGGTGTGGCATTGTTGCTGCTGTTTTAGCTGGCATCTTTAATGTGCATAGCCTTTCTCATATTCTGTCAGTTGGTACATTG ACTGGGTATTCAGTCGTTGCAGCTTGTGTTGTAGCTTTGAGATTGAACGATAAGAAAGAAAGGGAGTCGTCCAATCGATGGACATCAAGTTGGCATGAAGGCGTCATTTGCCTTGTTATAATTGCATGCAGTGGTTTTGGTGCTGGCGTATTTTACCGTTTTAGTGCTTCAGTtatatttcttcttctctcagTAGGTGTGGCAGTTAGTGCTTCAGCAGTTCTCCATTATCGTCGA CTTTTCGCTTCCACAGGCTTATGCTCAGTCTCTTGGTTCGGGGTTTTGCTGTCCTGGTGTGCCCATTGTGCCATGCGTCTGCATTTTCTTTAA
- the LOC106431737 gene encoding cationic amino acid transporter 9, chloroplastic isoform X1 produces the protein MGGHQGSSTERFSSATWFSQLCTSARRFKSLAPPSLETAVRSTSGDSLVRRLGLCDLILLGIGASIGAGVFVVTGTVARDAGPGVTISFLLAGASCVLNALCYAELASRFPAVVGGAYMYSYSAFNEITAFLVFVQLMLDYHIGAASISRSLASYAVALLELFPAFKGCIPLWIGSGQELFGGFLSFNILAPILLALLTLVLCQGVRESSAVNSVMTATKVVIVLVVICAGAFDIDVANWSPFAPNGFKAVLTGATVVFFSYVGFDAVANSAEESNNPQRDLPIGIMGSLLVCISLYIGVCLVLTGMVPFNLLSEDAPLAEAFSSKGMKFVSVLISIGAVAGLTTTLLVGLYVQSRLYLGLGRDGLLPSFFSRIHPTLHTPLHSQIWCGIVAAVLAGIFNVHSLSHILSVGTLTGYSVVAACVVALRLNDKKERESSNRWTSSWHEGVICLVIIACSGFGAGVFYRFSASVIFLLLSVGVAVSASAVLHYRRAYAQSLGSGFCCPGVPIVPCVCIFFNIFLFAQLHYEAWIRFVVVSVLATAVYALYGQYHADASTLIYQRAPESESDSG, from the exons ATGGGAGGCCACCAAGGTTCCAGCACAGAACGCTTCTCCTCCGCCACATGGTTCTCCCAGTTGTGTACTTCAGCTCGCCGATTTAAATCATTGGCTCCTCCGTCCTTGGAGACTGCCGTTCGCTCCACCTCCGGCGACTCTTTAGTTCGTCGCCTCGGCCTCTGCGACCTCATACTGTTGGGTATCGGCGCTTCCATCGGCGCCGGCGTCTTCGTAGTTACGGGAACCGTCGCTCGCGATGCTGGACCCG GAGTGACGATCAGCTTCTTGCTAGCGGGAGCATCGTGCGTGTTGAACGCTCTCTGTTACGCAGAACTTGCATCTCGTTTCCCTGCTGTTGTTGGGGGAGCTTACATGTACTCGTATTCAGCTTTCAACGAGATCACCGCTTTTCTCGTTTTCGTTCAGCTCATGCTTGACTATCATATTGGGGCGGCTAGTATCTCTCGTAGCTTGGCAAGCTATGCGGTTGCGCTGCTTGAGCTTTTTCCAGCTTTCAAGGGCTGTATTCCTCTCTGGATTGGAAGCGGCCAAGAGTTGTTCGGAGGCTTTCTCTCTTTCAATATTTTGGCTCCCATTTTACTTGCGCTCCTCACCCTTGTTCTATGCCAGGGTGTGCGAGAATCTTCCGCTGTAAACTCCGTCATGACTGCTACCAAG GTCGTTATCGTTCTCGTTGTTATTTGTGCCGGAGCTTTTGATATTGATGTAGCAAATTGGTCCCCTTTCGCCCCTAATGGTTTTAAAGCTGTACTCACTGGAGCTACTGTAGTCTTCTTTTCTTATGTTGGATTTGACGCTGTTGCTAATTCTGCTGAAGAATCCAACAACCCTCAG CGCGACCTCCCAATCGGAATTATGGGGAGCCTTCTTGTATGTATCTCCTTGTATATTGGAGTCTGTTTAGTGCTCACTGGGATGGTCCCTTTTAATCTCCTCAGCGAAGATGCTCCTTTAGCCGAAGCCTTTTCATCAAAGGGTATGAAGTTCGTCTCAGTCTTAATCAGTATTGGTGCTGTTGCTGGACTCACAACTACTCTGCTTGTTGGTCTTTATGTTcag TCCAGGTTGTATCTGGGGCTAGGAAGGGATGGTCTGTTGCCCTCATTCTTTTCCAGAATACACCCAACTCTTCATACACCTCTTCATTCTCAAATCTGGTGTGGCATTGTTGCTGCTGTTTTAGCTGGCATCTTTAATGTGCATAGCCTTTCTCATATTCTGTCAGTTGGTACATTG ACTGGGTATTCAGTCGTTGCAGCTTGTGTTGTAGCTTTGAGATTGAACGATAAGAAAGAAAGGGAGTCGTCCAATCGATGGACATCAAGTTGGCATGAAGGCGTCATTTGCCTTGTTATAATTGCATGCAGTGGTTTTGGTGCTGGCGTATTTTACCGTTTTAGTGCTTCAGTtatatttcttcttctctcagTAGGTGTGGCAGTTAGTGCTTCAGCAGTTCTCCATTATCGTCGA GCTTATGCTCAGTCTCTTGGTTCGGGGTTTTGCTGTCCTGGTGTGCCCATTGTGCCATGCGTCTGCATTTTCTTTAACATCTTCTTATTTGCGCAG TTGCATTATGAAGCATGGATAAGATTTGTTGTTGTGAGTGTGCTTGCAACTGCGGTTTATGCCTTGTATGGACAGTACCATGCCGATGCAAGCACCTTGATTTATCAGAGGGCACCTGAAAGTGAAAGTGACTCTGGGTAA
- the LOC106431739 gene encoding probable mitochondrial import inner membrane translocase subunit TIM21 isoform X2, with amino-acid sequence MMSFLRRSIGSLSKSKLASTVPFSSASHPYAIRKSLITLAQTGASRQAIPDSGLMSLVSNGAKGLLFGFRNPQRMESCPVNIRPSCLLSRSFASRTSKEPGKHQNKAKKEVVTVEDPFDSPTYHIPEKPVTFTEGASYSFVILAGLAVAGASGYAVFKELIFQPKEYKVFDKALKRIQDDGQVRVRIGSPITGYGQETRNRAARQRIPNRVFTDEDGVEHVEVNFFIRGPRGAGKVYTEMFKDKADKEWKYTYLIVDILAPSPAKLMLESYLPA; translated from the exons ATGATGAGCTTCCTAAGGAGATCCATCGGCAGCCTTTCCAAATCGAAACTGGCTTCGACCGTCCCGTTTTCCTCCGCTTCACATCCTTATGCAATCCGAAAATCG TTGATAACCCTTGCACAAACAGGAGCATCAAGGCAAGCCATTCCCGATTCTGGTCTCATGAGCCTG GTCTCAAATGGAGCTAAGG GACTGTTGTTTGGCTTTCGGAATCCCCAACGTATGGAATCTTGTCCAGTGAACATCAGGCCCTCTTGCTTGTTGTCTAGATCTTTTGCCTCGAGAACTTCTAAAGAACCTGGGAAACATCAGAATAAG GCTAAGAAAGAGGTGGTGACTGTGGAGGATCCTTTTGATTCTCCGACGTACCATATCCCGGAGAAGCCGGTAACCTTTACAGAAGGTGCTTCCTACAGTTTTGTTATTCTGGCCGGGCTTGCGGTCGCTGGGGCTTCTGGGTACGCTGTCTTTAAAGAGCTCATATTTCAACCAAAAGA GTACAAGGTCTTTGACAAAGCGTTGAAGAGAATTCAAGATGACGGTCAG GTGAGGGTAAGGATTGGATCCCCCATCACAGGCTACGGACAAGAAACCAGAAACCGAGCTGCTCGCCAACGTATACCTAACAGAGTATTTACAGATGAAGACGGAGTCGAGCATGTGGAG GTAAACTTCTTCATCCGTGGGCCTCGCGGAGCCGGGAAAGTGTACACAGAGATGTTTAAAGACAAGGCAGATAAGGAATGGAAATACACATACCTGATCGTAGATATTTTAGCTCCCTCCCCAGCCAAACTGATGCTGGAGTCCTACTTGCCCGCCTAG
- the LOC106431739 gene encoding probable mitochondrial import inner membrane translocase subunit TIM21 isoform X1: MMSFLRRSIGSLSKSKLASTVPFSSASHPYAIRKSLITLAQTGASRQAIPDSGLMSLVSNGAKGQQNINVKFQIPGLYSGCSDDDLFAGLLFGFRNPQRMESCPVNIRPSCLLSRSFASRTSKEPGKHQNKAKKEVVTVEDPFDSPTYHIPEKPVTFTEGASYSFVILAGLAVAGASGYAVFKELIFQPKEYKVFDKALKRIQDDGQVRVRIGSPITGYGQETRNRAARQRIPNRVFTDEDGVEHVEVNFFIRGPRGAGKVYTEMFKDKADKEWKYTYLIVDILAPSPAKLMLESYLPA, from the exons ATGATGAGCTTCCTAAGGAGATCCATCGGCAGCCTTTCCAAATCGAAACTGGCTTCGACCGTCCCGTTTTCCTCCGCTTCACATCCTTATGCAATCCGAAAATCG TTGATAACCCTTGCACAAACAGGAGCATCAAGGCAAGCCATTCCCGATTCTGGTCTCATGAGCCTG GTCTCAAATGGAGCTAAGGGTCAGCAAAATATTAATGTGAAATTTCAAATCCCAGGGTTGTATAGTGGTTGTTCTGACGATGATCTGTTTGCAGGACTGTTGTTTGGCTTTCGGAATCCCCAACGTATGGAATCTTGTCCAGTGAACATCAGGCCCTCTTGCTTGTTGTCTAGATCTTTTGCCTCGAGAACTTCTAAAGAACCTGGGAAACATCAGAATAAG GCTAAGAAAGAGGTGGTGACTGTGGAGGATCCTTTTGATTCTCCGACGTACCATATCCCGGAGAAGCCGGTAACCTTTACAGAAGGTGCTTCCTACAGTTTTGTTATTCTGGCCGGGCTTGCGGTCGCTGGGGCTTCTGGGTACGCTGTCTTTAAAGAGCTCATATTTCAACCAAAAGA GTACAAGGTCTTTGACAAAGCGTTGAAGAGAATTCAAGATGACGGTCAG GTGAGGGTAAGGATTGGATCCCCCATCACAGGCTACGGACAAGAAACCAGAAACCGAGCTGCTCGCCAACGTATACCTAACAGAGTATTTACAGATGAAGACGGAGTCGAGCATGTGGAG GTAAACTTCTTCATCCGTGGGCCTCGCGGAGCCGGGAAAGTGTACACAGAGATGTTTAAAGACAAGGCAGATAAGGAATGGAAATACACATACCTGATCGTAGATATTTTAGCTCCCTCCCCAGCCAAACTGATGCTGGAGTCCTACTTGCCCGCCTAG